The DNA segment TTACCTGAATCCGTTTGATTTTGTAATGAGGCCCCTCTTCCAACACCGAGTAGCTACCCCAAGGGCGCACAACAGTGGGATGACTTTCCACAAGTCGGCTTCCCTCGGCCTTGAGAGTAGCCACGACATCTCGCACTGACTGTACATGTTCCATGGGACAAGACAAAGTGGCGTCGCGAGTTTGAACCATAATCATGTTCTCCACCCCAACCACAGCCAGCTTTCCCCCTTCACTGATCAACAATGAATTATGACAATCCATAGCAAGTACATCACCTTGTATAACATTGCCATTCTGATCCTTTTCACCAATACGGTATAATGCTTCCCAACTGCCAAGGTCGTCCCAATCAAATTGGGCACGAACCACCGCTATATTGTCTATCTTTTCAACAACACCATAATCTACTGAAATATTGGGAAGTTCTCGATAACCCTGTACCAGAGACGTTTGATCTCTTTCCATCCACCAATCCCATAGATCCGGTTGAAATTTGGCAACTTGGGTCAAGAAATCCTTAGCACGGAACAAGAACATGCCACTATTCCAGAAATGACTCCCCTCTCGAAGAAACGCCTCAGCCTTTTCCAATCCGGGTTTTTCAACAAACCCATCCACGGCAAAAGCATCATCGCATATTTTTTTTCCTAGAGTGATGTATCCATACCCGGTTTCAGGCGTTCGTGGCTTGACACCAAAAGTGACAAAGAGCTTTTCAGCAGCCAGACAAGAGGCCTGAACAATATCCTCCCCCCAAGCCTGACAATTCCCTATCAAATGGTCGGAAGGAAAAATCGCAGCCTGAGCGCGGGGGTTTGCTTCCACGACCTTATCAAGACCAAGCATGATTGCTGGTAGGGTATTTCGCCCAACAGGCTCGGACAGGACCTGTGTTTCCATATTGGGACAAATTTCTGCGATCTGCTTGCGCACTTCGAAAACATGCTCATCATTTGTGACAACCCATATTTTTTCTGGGTCAAAAAGCTCGAGCACTCGGGCGACAGACTGCTGCAATAAAGTTTGCTCCCCATCCAAGACAAGCAACTGCTTGGGCAGGAGGTTACGACTTAATGGCCACAAACGGGTGCCAGACCCTCCAGCCAAGATAATGGCATGGCACTCTTCGGCGAATTGGGCCTTGAGCGGCCTGTTCTTCTGCATATTAGTAGTCCTCGTATATGAAGGGGGAATGGAAATCGACGAATCGGGACAATCGACGATCCTTTTCTGATAATATTGGTTTTTGACCATGCAAAGCGGGAGTCCAATCCATACCGATAGTAGGATCATCCCAGGCAATCCCCCCCTCGTGGTCCGGCGAATAAGGAGCATCAACTTTGTATTGAAATTCCGTATCCGGCATGATGGTTATATATGCATGTCCAAACCCTTTCGGGATGAACATTCGTTTAAAATTCGACGCACTCAAGACAACTGGAGCATATTTTCCATAGGTCACGGAACCGAGTCGCAAGTCAATGACGACATCAAGCACAGCTCCTCTGGTGACCCAAACTAATTTAGCCTGAGCCATGGGCGGCCTCTGAAAATGAAAACCTCGAAGGACCCCTAAGTCTTTTGAATAGGCGTGATTATCTTGGACAAAATCACATTCAATATCTAATAAGCGGAATGAATCCTTATTATAACTTTCAAGAAAAAAGCCCCTCTCATCCTGAAAGACCTTCGGCTCCAGCACAAAAAGGCCGGAAAAACCGGTCTCATAGACCTGCATCTGCCCTCCTCACCTTATGTTGGCCTGACTGACGGTACCATGTATCCGAGTTCAAAGTCGGACACAACCCCATGTAGCAATCGCTGCCATAAAAAAAACATACAACCTGTTCACATTTGCCCGATGGTTTGCTAGTTCCTTTCTTGGGAGAATCATTTTCATATTATTAAGGATTCAATTACATGAACTTTCTCGATATAGCACTTATCTGCATAGTCGTCATATTTACCATACGTGGTTTTTTCAGAGGGTTGGTTCAGGAGGCTCTTTCACTGATAGCCATCCTCCTGGCGATATTTCTTGCCACCAATTACCAGCACCTCCTTATTCCCCACTTAGAGCTTTATATTCACAGCGCCATTACTGTAAGCGCCCTTGCTTCAGTTATCCTTTTCTTCGGAACGATTATACTCTTTTGGCTCATAGCAAAAGCTGTTCGATCCATGCTTGAGATAGCCCTGCTGGGATGGGTCGATAGACTCACTGGTGCTTTGTTCGGTTGTGTTGAGGGTGCCATTATTGGATTAATTCTTCTCATTTTTCTTCAGTCATTCTCTCCAAACTCTTCTCAACTCAGGGAATCCAGCATAGCCCCACGCGTCCAGCACTTAATGAAGTTAACAGGTGATCTGTTACCAGAAGGAGCACGAGAGACTCTTATGCCCAAAGGGTTTTCGCTCCCATCAGCTCAACAGGCCATGGACTCAGCAAAAGAAGCTATTGGATTTGACGATGAGATTGATAATCCGCAATAATAATTTTTCTTAGAATTTCGTACTTATCACCTACACAAGGAATGAACGCCAATGAGCGAACAAGCAAGCAATCCACATACTGACGCTATGCAGGAACTCTTAGGTATTATTGATACATTGCTTGCCCCAGAGGGATGCCCCTGGGACAAAGAGCAGACCCCCCTCTCCATGTGTGATTATCTCGCCGAAGAAACCTTTGAACTCATTGAAGGGATTCGCAGTAACGACCCCAAAGAATCCATGGAAGAGCTAGGGGACGTCCTATTCATTCTGCTCTTCCTAAGCACCCTGTTTGAAAGAGCAGGACTCTTTACGCTTTCTGACTCCCTCAAAAATACTACTGCCAAAATGATCAGACGCCACCCTCATGTGTTTGCCAACACCTGTTTTGAAGACCGAGAAACCCTCTTGGACAATTGGGAAACCATCAAAAAAGATGAAAATAAGGGTACCAACAAAAAACATGTATTCGACTCTCTGCCCAAAGGGCTTCCCCCTCTTCTCAAAGCTTATCGAATAAACTCAAAAGCAGCTCGAAACGGTTTTACCTGGCAGTCAGATGACGAAGTAGAAAAACAGCTCAACGAAGAATGGCAGGAATGGCAGAACGCTCTCAAGTCCGGTGACAAGAAATCCTCTGAACAGGAATTTGGCGATTATCTTTTGACACTTGTGGAATTCGGTAGACGCAAAGGGATCAAGGCAAATAGTGCACTCGACATATCAAACCTGAAATTTTTAAGACGGTTTCAGGCGATGGAAGAACTCGCAGAATCTCGTGGGGTAGATTTTTCCGAGTTGGACTTAATGCATATGAATGCCCTCTGGGAAGAAGTCAAAACAACCGAATAACCTTTTTTTCTCCCTCCCCCCCTGCTCTATCTAGCCTGATAGGGCGTTTTGCCTAACAAACAGTTGTCGCCCTGCTGTTTATCTACGTCAGAGAAAGCATCCTAGAACC comes from the Pseudodesulfovibrio piezophilus C1TLV30 genome and includes:
- a CDS encoding mannose-1-phosphate guanylyltransferase/mannose-6-phosphate isomerase, whose amino-acid sequence is MQKNRPLKAQFAEECHAIILAGGSGTRLWPLSRNLLPKQLLVLDGEQTLLQQSVARVLELFDPEKIWVVTNDEHVFEVRKQIAEICPNMETQVLSEPVGRNTLPAIMLGLDKVVEANPRAQAAIFPSDHLIGNCQAWGEDIVQASCLAAEKLFVTFGVKPRTPETGYGYITLGKKICDDAFAVDGFVEKPGLEKAEAFLREGSHFWNSGMFLFRAKDFLTQVAKFQPDLWDWWMERDQTSLVQGYRELPNISVDYGVVEKIDNIAVVRAQFDWDDLGSWEALYRIGEKDQNGNVIQGDVLAMDCHNSLLISEGGKLAVVGVENMIMVQTRDATLSCPMEHVQSVRDVVATLKAEGSRLVESHPTVVRPWGSYSVLEEGPHYKIKRIQVNPGARLSSQMHHHRSEHWVVVDGTAEVEVDEKPVILVENQSIDIPKASQHRLANPGKVPLNIIEIQSGPYLEEDDIVRFDDVYGRVQK
- the rfbC gene encoding dTDP-4-dehydrorhamnose 3,5-epimerase encodes the protein MQVYETGFSGLFVLEPKVFQDERGFFLESYNKDSFRLLDIECDFVQDNHAYSKDLGVLRGFHFQRPPMAQAKLVWVTRGAVLDVVIDLRLGSVTYGKYAPVVLSASNFKRMFIPKGFGHAYITIMPDTEFQYKVDAPYSPDHEGGIAWDDPTIGMDWTPALHGQKPILSEKDRRLSRFVDFHSPFIYEDY
- a CDS encoding CvpA family protein, with the protein product MNFLDIALICIVVIFTIRGFFRGLVQEALSLIAILLAIFLATNYQHLLIPHLELYIHSAITVSALASVILFFGTIILFWLIAKAVRSMLEIALLGWVDRLTGALFGCVEGAIIGLILLIFLQSFSPNSSQLRESSIAPRVQHLMKLTGDLLPEGARETLMPKGFSLPSAQQAMDSAKEAIGFDDEIDNPQ
- the mazG gene encoding nucleoside triphosphate pyrophosphohydrolase, which encodes MSEQASNPHTDAMQELLGIIDTLLAPEGCPWDKEQTPLSMCDYLAEETFELIEGIRSNDPKESMEELGDVLFILLFLSTLFERAGLFTLSDSLKNTTAKMIRRHPHVFANTCFEDRETLLDNWETIKKDENKGTNKKHVFDSLPKGLPPLLKAYRINSKAARNGFTWQSDDEVEKQLNEEWQEWQNALKSGDKKSSEQEFGDYLLTLVEFGRRKGIKANSALDISNLKFLRRFQAMEELAESRGVDFSELDLMHMNALWEEVKTTE